TCCTGGTTAAGCAGCCCGATCTGAACTATCGCAATCCCGCGCTAGTACAAGAAATGAAAGATGTGATGACGTTCTGGCTTGGCAAAGGCGTCCATGGGTTCCGCATCGATGCCGTGCCGTATCTTTTTGAATCGCTGCCCGTTAATGGCGTGTATCCGGACGAGGAGAAAAGTGGCGAAACGGATGACCCAGACAATCCGACGTACTTGGTTCACCAGCACACACAGAATCTAGATGAAACGTTCGACATGATGTACCAGTGGAGAAAGGTGGTGGATGACTTCAAGCAACAGACACAATCCGAGGATATTGTCCTGATGGCGGAGGCTTACACGCCCCTACTGAACATTATCCGGCTATTTGGTAATGAAGTTTCGGAAGGAGCACACATTCCGTTCAACTTCGAGGTCCTTAGCAATACGTTCAAGGATACAACGGGACAACAGTTTTACGACAACATCAAGCGTTGGCTGGACGTGGTGCCAGAGAAGAGATTTTCCAACTGGGTGGTATGTACACCCGATCGACCCGGGCACCGCACGATTATGCCTTTCTCATACCGTTTTTCCCCTCTTATTTTGATCCGTTTAGCTTGGCAATCACGACAACAAACGAGTCTCATCGCGCCTGGGTGTTGCACGGGCAGATCTTTACCAGATAGCGCTGAACGTGCTGCCGGGAGTTGCTGTCACGTACAATGGCGACGAACTAGCGATGGAGGATGTCTTCATCTCCTGGAAGGACACCATCGATCCGGCAGCCTGCAATTCTAACCCCAAGGACTATCTGCTGTACAGCCGCGACCCGGTGCGAACACCGTTCCAGTGGGACGATTCGGTTAGTGCCGGTTTCTCAACCAACCGCACCACCTGGCTACCGGTCGCCTCCAACTACAAAACCCTCAACTACAAAGCGCAGAAAGCTGCGCCACGCTCGCACGTGAAAATATTCAAAGCTCTCGTTCGGCTCCGCAAACAGCGCACACTGCGCGAAGGAACGATGGAAATGCAGATGATAGGTGATAACATAATCGTGATTAAACGGCACCTGGAAGGAGCGAGCACAATTATTACCGTGCTTAACTTCAACAAAACCACCGAAACCGTTAAACTGTCGTCGGTGTTTCAAGGACTTCCATCCGCCTTTGAGGTGATTACCTCGTCGATGCAAACCAACTACATAGATGGGTAAGGTTGTTCGCTCAATCGACTCACCAATTACTTTCAAGATTAAACGAGTGGATTACCATTTCTAATTCCAGTTCCATCGTAGGACGAGATGAAGTTGTGTTGCCCGCTGACGCAGCTATCGTCTTCGAAGGAAATGTCGCAAATGGCATTTAGATCGCGGCTTTATTATCATTTGACTGTTGTTATTCAAAATATGTAGCAAACTTTAAGTGTATAAATTGCGAGTGGACAGTTCTTTCcactaataaaaaaagaataaaaactatTCCGGAACATCACGGCACCCTTAGATTCTTCCCActtccggttaccattcctaCTAAAAACTAGCCCGCGCGGCAAGAGTTTATATTAGAACCGctgtattgttttgattgcgtATTTAGAACAACGTCGTTTGACGTACGCTTCGGTTCAGGATGACGTTTCTACATAACCTCCTCTCGTGGCGGCGCGCTGCTGCAGCA
This genomic interval from Anopheles merus strain MAF chromosome 3L, AmerM5.1, whole genome shotgun sequence contains the following:
- the LOC121600473 gene encoding probable maltase: MVVTMWSTVILLSVLLIVPSLLADEHWWQHANFYQIYPRSFKDSDGDGVGDLRGIMEKVPYLRRELGIDAIWLSPIFKSPMADFGYDIADFRDIHSEFGTIADLEALATACNAEGLKLILDFVPNHSSDESEWFLKSVQKDPTYSDYYVWHPGKTLANGTRVPPSNWVSVFRGSAWEWNDVRKEYYLHQFLVKQPDLNYRNPALVQEMKDVMTFWLGKGVHGFRIDAVPYLFESLPVNGVYPDEEKSGETDDPDNPTYLVHQHTQNLDETFDMMYQWRKVVDDFKQQTQSEDIVLMAEAYTPLLNIIRLFGNEVSEGAHIPFNFEVLSNTFKDTTGQQFYDNIKRWLDVVPEKRFSNWVLGNHDNKRVSSRLGVARADLYQIALNVLPGVAVTYNGDELAMEDVFISWKDTIDPAACNSNPKDYLLYSRDPVRTPFQWDDSVSAGFSTNRTTWLPVASNYKTLNYKAQKAAPRSHVKIFKALVRLRKQRTLREGTMEMQMIGDNIIVIKRHLEGASTIITVLNFNKTTETVKLSSVFQGLPSAFEVITSSMQTNYIDGSIVGRDEVVLPADAAIVFEGNVANGI